TTTGTACTCAAGATAAATTACCTTTTGATATATTCTTTAATTTCATAGTATTTTTTAAGTTTGTTTGTTAAATCTTTTATTAACTCATTATTTTTAAGCATTGTAACGTTTTGCTGTGTTATTTGCTTATAGTTATTATCTATATTATCTACAAGCAACCTTTGTTCCAAAATGTCGTATATAACGGCCTTATCTTCTAATATAACATAATCTTCTTTTTTGTTGTTAGTTTCAAAAAGTTGAGAAACAAAAGTTCTAGTTTCACTTTCATTTAGTCCTAAGATAGAGCCATTTATATCTCTACTGATAAAGCCTATATCAGTTCCTTTGAAATTTTGTAAAGACTCTTTTGCTATGGTTATTAAGTTTTCTTTTTTCTTTTTATCTTTGTAAATTTCAAGCACCATTGCTCTTGCTTGTTCAAAACTCATAGGTTGTGGAGGAGTTATACTTTTTACTCTAACTATCAAATATCCATCTTTATATGTAAACGGTTTTATCACCTCACCAACTTTTGCCCCTTTTATTTCATCGAGCGAGAATGTCGCATTATCTTCATTTATACTAACAAATTCATTTGTTGCAAGCTCAGCTTTTTTGATAGAGGTATATTTTTTTAAAGCATCGGTCTTACTTTTCTCAATATTGTAGTCTTTGACAACTTCAGTCTTTACTTCGTCAAATGATTTGATTTTATCATCAGAGCCTTTGTATCTCTCCTTGTTTTCGTTATAGTAGTCACTCAAAGTAGTTTGATTTACATCATTTTTATTTGACTCTATAAAGTATGTTTCTAGACCATATATAGTCTTTGTCATATAGTTGTTTTTATTTGTTTCCCAAAGATTCTTTAGCTCTTTTTCATCTATTTTTATATCACTTTGATTAGCATTTATTATCTGTATTGCTAATTTGTCTTGCATAAAAAAGCTTGCTTCCATCATTGCAATGTCTTCTTTGCTAGCTGGTAAATTTAAAATAGTTCTAAGCTTATCAAGTAGTATTGTTAGTTTTAAATTTTCTTCAAAATCAGTTGGAT
The DNA window shown above is from Campylobacter concisus and carries:
- a CDS encoding peptidylprolyl isomerase, which produces MLSWMQKHKKYLVVTIWVSTIAFVGAGFVGWGAYDLNSNRATSVAKVGHRNISIQELQQKYDNLYQYYNNLFDGKLTQEKANELGLQNAALQATIQENLLLNFADDIGLSVSKDDILKYIIVDPTFQKDGTFDKNLYYDILRRARINPTDFEENLKLTILLDKLRTILNLPASKEDIAMMEASFFMQDKLAIQIINANQSDIKIDEKELKNLWETNKNNYMTKTIYGLETYFIESNKNDVNQTTLSDYYNENKERYKGSDDKIKSFDEVKTEVVKDYNIEKSKTDALKKYTSIKKAELATNEFVSINEDNATFSLDEIKGAKVGEVIKPFTYKDGYLIVRVKSITPPQPMSFEQARAMVLEIYKDKKKKENLITIAKESLQNFKGTDIGFISRDINGSILGLNESETRTFVSQLFETNNKKEDYVILEDKAVIYDILEQRLLVDNIDNNYKQITQQNVTMLKNNELIKDLTNKLKKYYEIKEYIKR